gtcatcacactctACCCCACACAATATTGCGATGACCGCGATGCAATGTTGCTGCATAAACTCTCGGATCTTATCTTGAATTTCCAcaagtcttcatatcgttcccacgtggccttctccggtgattgccctttccaaTGGACGAGGAACATAGTTGTGGCTTTTAGCCCTTGTTTTTGCTTGGCCTTTTAATCTATCCTCAATCTCCCGATCATGTGAGGGGGTGATAGTCATTGGCACTCTACTGGATTGGCCCCTACTCGGATCATCCTTATCTTTATGATATGGCTTAAGAATGCTGGCATGGAAGACAAGGTAGATCTTAAGATACGatggcatgtcaagcttgtatgagatcttgcctACCTTGGCGACAATCTTAAATGGACCCTCGTACTTGCGAATCAGATTATGATGCATGCCTCATAGTGCCATGAACTGTCTTGAGTTAaacttcaccatgaccatgtcccTAACTCTATAGTCTGTGGGACACTGCTTACGGTCcgcaaacttcttcatcttcttagccGCCTTATCTAAGTAGGACTTAGCAGTGTCGAGCTGTTCCTCCCATCCTTTGGCCATATGATAAGCCCCCAAACTCTTTCCCTCGAACGCGATTGCTACtgaatgtggagtttgtggttgttggcctgtggctagctcaaatggtgtccaccccgtggactcactccgctgcaagttataagagaattgggtGATGTCTAGGAGCCTTGCCCAATCTTTTTGATGCGTgcttacataatgcctcaagtaCCATTCTAGTAAGGCATTGACCCATTCCATTTGTCCATCCATCTATGGGtggaaactagtagaaaagtGCAGTTTTGTGCCAAGTATGTCAaacaactctctccaaaagttCCCAGTGAAGCGGGGGTTTCGATCACTAATGATATGCCTTGGTAAGACCCAATACTTTACCACGTTCTAAAGAATAGCTTAGCGGCTTCTTTAGCTGTGCAACCCGGTGAGGCGGGCATGAAGGtagcatatttggaaaatctatccacgaccaccataatagtaccataaccATTGGACTTCGATAGGCAAGAGATAAAGTCCATAGTCACGCTCTCCATTGGACGCTCTGCAAGTAgtagtggctccaaaagtcctcCGGGTTTTTGTTGTTCAACCTTGTCCTGTTGACAAACAAGACAAGTCTGCACATAACACTCTATGTCATCTCGCATGTGTGGCCAATAGTAGACTGACTCAACCAAGGCCCTAGTGCGACATCGACCTGGATGACCAGGGCACATTGTGTCATGACTCTCCCTTTTGATCCATCGTCTAATGTCTCCAATCTTAGGCACGTAGACCCGCCGACCTGTGGTAAGTAGTAGGCCGTCTTCTATCCAAAACCGTCTCATCTTGACTTTGTTGGCTAACTCGATAAGTCGTTTGGCTGCTGGATCATACtgcatgccttcttttatagcctcTCAAATATTCCATCTCGCTGAAGTGATTGCAGCAAATTCAGCTTTCTGTCCCAAGGCATCAGCTACAACATTACCTTTGCCCGGCTTATACTCCAACGCATAGTCAAACTCGGCCAAGAAATCCTGCCATCTATCCTGCTTTGGTGTGAGCTTCTTCTGTGTCTAAAAGTAGCTAGTAGCCACATTATCAGTCTTGACCACGAACATCGACCCgagcagataatgtctccatgtaTGAAGGCAAGGCACAATAGCAGtcatttccttcttttgcacCATGTAACGCCTCCCCGTCTCATTTAACTTGCGGCTCTCAAATGCTATGGTATGCTTATCCTACATCAGGACACCCCAATGGCAAAGTCTGAGGCATCTGTGTGCACCTCAAATGTCTTGGCAAAGTCAGGTAACGTCAAGACTGGATCCTCTATTACAATTTCCTTAAGGCCTTCAAACGCCTTTTGACAAAGCTCCGTCCAAACCCATGGCTTATTCTTATTTATTAACTCAGTCAATGGTGCGGCCTTTGCTGAGTAGCCACcgatgaaccgacgatagtagttaATAAGGAcaaggaaggatctcaactcTGTTACCTTTGTAGGTGCCTCCCACTTCTGGATAGCACGTACCTTAGCCTCGTCCATGTGTAGCTCGCCATTGCTAATGAAATGGcccaagaagtgcacctttgattgtgcgaactcacatttctccctcttgatgtatATCTCGTTCTCCCAcaagacttggaaaaccttccttaagtgcTCCATGTGCTCCTCCAAGGTGTTGTTGTAGATGA
This sequence is a window from Nicotiana sylvestris chromosome 3, ASM39365v2, whole genome shotgun sequence. Protein-coding genes within it:
- the LOC138888578 gene encoding uncharacterized mitochondrial protein AtMg00860-like translates to MHQPHFAPLMNKIFHPYFDQFMVVYLDDIVIYNNTLEEHMEHLRKVFQVLWENEIYIKREKCEFAQSKVHFLGHFISNGELHMDEAKVRAIQKWEAPTKVTELRSFLVLINYYRRFIGGYSAKAAPLTELINKNKPWVWTELCQKAFEGLKEIVIEDPVLTLPDFAKTFEDKHTIAFESRKLNETGRRYMVQKKEMTAITQKKLTPKQDRWQDFLAEFDYALEYKPGKGNVVADALGQKAEFAAITSARWNI
- the LOC138888577 gene encoding uncharacterized protein, producing the protein MDGQMEWVNALLEWYLRHYVSTHQKDWARLLDITQFSYNLQRSESTGWTPFELATGQQPQTPHSVAIAFEGKSLGAYHMAKGWEEQLDTAKSYLDKAAKKMKKFADRKQCPTDYRVRDMVMVKFNSRQFMAL